A window of Aricia agestis chromosome 3, ilAriAges1.1, whole genome shotgun sequence contains these coding sequences:
- the LOC121725468 gene encoding eclosion hormone isoform X2: MCRFNKDKKMAAKFAVFVLLAVALLSGVRANPAIAMGYDPLELCIENCAQCKKMLGAWFEGPLCAESCIKYKGKLIPECEDFASISPFLNKL, translated from the exons ATGTGCCGATTTAATAAAG ACAAGAAAATGGCCGCCAAATTCGCCGTGTTCGTGCTGCTCGCCGTAGCGCTGCTGAGCGGCGTGCGCGCCAACCCCGCTATCG CCATGGGCTACGACCCACTGGAATTGTGCATCGAGAACTGTGCGCAATGCAAGAAGATGCTGGGCGCGTGGTTCGAAGGACCACTGTGTGCAGAATCCTGCATCAAGTACAAAGGCAAGCTGATTCCTGAATGCGAAGACTTCGCCTCCATCTCACCTTTCCTCAACAAACTATAA
- the LOC121725468 gene encoding eclosion hormone isoform X1, with protein sequence MCRFNKDKKMAAKFAVFVLLAVALLSGVRANPAIGKQPRNLRHSMGYDPLELCIENCAQCKKMLGAWFEGPLCAESCIKYKGKLIPECEDFASISPFLNKL encoded by the exons ATGTGCCGATTTAATAAAG ACAAGAAAATGGCCGCCAAATTCGCCGTGTTCGTGCTGCTCGCCGTAGCGCTGCTGAGCGGCGTGCGCGCCAACCCCGCTATCGGTAAACAACCACGGAACCTAAGGCATT CCATGGGCTACGACCCACTGGAATTGTGCATCGAGAACTGTGCGCAATGCAAGAAGATGCTGGGCGCGTGGTTCGAAGGACCACTGTGTGCAGAATCCTGCATCAAGTACAAAGGCAAGCTGATTCCTGAATGCGAAGACTTCGCCTCCATCTCACCTTTCCTCAACAAACTATAA